The genomic segment GCGGAAATTCTGCCGAAGCTTGGTTGGGAGAACGCGCCCTTAGGTGGTTTGATTGTGAATCCCGGCAACACGGTTTTGAAGGACAACAGCGCCAGTCGTAAGGGGCTGCTGCCTCGTTTCCTTCCCGAGATTTGTTTTAATTGCGGGTACTGCGACATGGTTTGTCCGGACTATTGTTTTGTGTGGGAGATCGACCCGGCGAAGAACCCGCCCCCACAGTTAAAGGGTATTGACTATCAGTATTGCAAAGGTTGTCAGAAGTGTGTGGTGGCTTGTCCGGTGCAGGCCCTGGTCACCGTTCCCGAGGGGGATTTGACCAAGGAAGAAAGAAGCCAGCATCTTTTTCCGCACCTCCATAAAAGAGATCAGAAAGATTAGAATATGAACGCTGAACAATTGAATTGTTTTATGACCGGAAACGAGTTGGCGGCCGAAGCGGCAAAAGCCATCGAGTTCCATTTCATGGGTTACTATCCCATCACACCTTCTACCGAGATCGCACAAATCATTGACCGAATGAAGGCGAAAGGCGAAATCTCAACAGTTCTTCTTCCTGCCGATGGTGAGCATGGGGCTGCGGGAGCATGCTTTGGGGCCACGACGGCGGGCGCGCGTGTATTGAATGCCACCAGTGCCAACGGATTTCTTTACAGTCTGGAACAGCTTCCTGTGCAGGCGGGCAGTCGGCTGCCAATGGTTTTAAACCTGGTTACCCGATCGGTCAGTGGGCCTTTGGATATTCGCTGCGATCACTCTGATTTAATGTACGCTTTGCAAACGGGCTGGATTATTCTTATGGCGTCCACGCCTCAGGCTGTCTACGACATGAATATCATCGCCGTAAAGTTGGGGGAACATCCTGACGTGCGTCTGCCGGTCATGGTTGTCAGTGACGGGTTCTTCACCAGTCATCAGCGCCAGTCGGCGAAGATTTTTAAAGACAAAAAGATAGTGCAGGATTTTTTAGGAAAATGCAGTTCGAGCTTTTCCACTTTGAATCCTCGCCAACCAGTGACCGTCGGGCCGTACATGAACGATCCGGATCTTATCAACAATAAATTTCAATTGCATCAAGCGCACGAAGCCGCGGCGAAGGTTTACCAGCAGATTGCGCGTGATTACGAAGCGCTGAGTGGGCGAAGTTATCCGGCGTTGGAAGCTTATCAAATGGACGAGGCCGAAGCGGCCTTGTTCCTGCTTAACTCCGCCGCCGAAACCGCTAAAGATGTTGTTGATCAAGCCCGCGCCGAGGGAAAAAAAGTCGGCGTGCTTCGGCCCAATCTGCTTCGCCCTTTTCCTGCCGAAGCACTGAAGGCGGCCGCACAGAATCTGTCCTCTATTTTGATCGGCGAAAGAAGTGACACTCCGGGCTCTTTAGGGGGGCCCCTCAGTCACGAAGTTCGTGGAACTCTTTTCGCGGACTCGGCATGCAGAATTAAAACGCTCAGCCGTATTTACGGTTTGGGCGGTAAAGACTTTCGTGAAGATGATGCCGCGGTTTTCATTAACGAAGCTTTATCAGTGATTACCGACCCGCAGGCCGTTGCGGCCTTTGGATTTTTGGGAACAGAGGCGGGTAGCAAAAAAAATCTTCCACCACAGGTATTGCCACCACTTTCACGGGAAGAGATGAGTCAGGGGTTGACGCAAATTGAAGTCGTGAAAAGTGAAGGCAAAAATTCTCCATTGAAGGTGACGGTGGCGAACCCCAGTTTGTTGGTGGCGCGGCCCAAAAGAATCGCGCCGGGACATGGGGCCTGTCCGGGCTGTGGTATTTTTTCGGGACTGGATCAGTTCTTTAAAGGAATTGAAGGGGACGTTGTGGTTCTATATCACACCGGTTGTGCGATGGTTGTCACTACCGATTATCCCTTTAGCGCTCATCGTGTGACGTACCTTCATAATCTTTTCCAAAATGGCGCTCCCACCTTGTCTGGATTGGTTGAAGTTTTTTACGAGAAAAAACGCCGTGGGGAAATTGCTGTCGGCGAAGATATCACCTTCGTGATGATCACTGGTGACGGCGGCATGGACATCGGGATGGGACCAACTATTGGAACAGCCCTGCGTAATCATAAGATGATTATCTTAGAATACGACAACCAAGGTTACATGAACACGGGCGGGCAATTAAGTTACACAACCCCGTTTGGAAAAGAGACGGTGACCAGTCATGTGGGTAAGGCCTCTTTTGGTAAGACCTTTCATCATAAGGATACGGCCGCGATCATGGCTGCGACAGGCATTCCCTATGTTTTTACTGCCATTGAATCCTATGGAACAGATCTTGTTGCCAAGGCGGCCAAAGCTCAGTGGTACGCGAAAAACGAAGGTCTTGTGTTTGGCAAGATACTGATCAGTTGTCCGTTGAATTGGGCGTCTGAAGAAAAATACGGTCAGGATATTTTGCAGAAGGCGGCGGATTCCTGCTTCTTCCCACTCTATGAAATTGAGCATGGCCTGACTCGTCTTAGTTACGATCCGGAAAAAGAGGGACGGAAGCTTCCTCTGACAGCCTGGTTGGGAATGATGGGAAAATCGAAACATCTTTTAAAGCCGGAATATGCCGAAGCCCTCGGGGCCTTTCAAAATGAAGTCGATCGGCGTTGGGCGCGACTGAAGGCCATGGCCGATCATCCGCTTCTTTGAATGGGAGTGCATTTTTTTTCGGCGCTTTTTAGTGGATTTGTATGAAGGAAGAACAGTATTAATTTGAGATTTTGATTTGTGTGGTTAAGGCCCCGTTTAGATCAACCGAAAAGTAAAGGTATGGTCAAGATCCTTTTCGGTGCGTTTCTACTTTTGCAGGTCTTTGCGCTGACGGCGTGTCAGATGGATCTGAACATCGCTGATTTAAATCCTTTAGAAAATGCCTCCACACCTCCACCGTCCTCATTTCAAGGAACATTGAAAAAGCAGAATGCTGTTTCTTTTTATGAGGACTTCGATGCCTCGGAAGAAGCCTCTTCGGTGATCTTGTTAGCGAATAATAAATATCTAGTTGCTGGTCTGCTTTATAATAAGCCCGCGGTCTGGATGTACAATGCAGATTTTTCTATTAACACGGGATTCGCTCGTGATGGCTTTCTTTACCTAGCTTTGGAATCTGGAAAAAGCTATGAGCGAATCACTCTCTTTGAAGACTCTAATAATAAAATTCTGGTGATTCTGAATACCAGCCCTGTCGAGACCGGAAATAATTCGACTCGATATCTCTATCGTTTGAACTTAGATGGCAGCCTGGATTCTTCTTTTGGCAACGGTGGGCAGTTGGTTCTTGAGACCAACACTCTGGTTCGTCGGACCTCTTTCATTTTACAAAGTTCTTCGGGCTATTATTTTGTGAACACCGATTCAACCGGCACTCAGCTTACACCTTCTAGTTGGTCGTTTGACTGGCGCGCCTCTGTTTCACACCTCCTTTATGACGGAAGTAGCGACGCTTCTTTTGGAAGTGGTGGAACGTACACTCTGCCCCTGCCTCCTGCCGCTGCGACTTATAAATTTCAGTCGCCAGGGCGAGCTGCTTTGGATTCTAACGGCGATTTATACATTGCCACGACCATCAGCCAAGATGGCTCTGATGCAGGATACATTTACAAAGTATTGCCATCAGGGAGCGTCGATGCGACCTGGGGGACCGCGGGAATTGTTTCGGAGATACAAAGTTTTCCCAACAGAATCTCTTTTTCAGGAGTTTTTATCTACAATAGCAAGCTCTATGTTTCTGCCATTAAGTCCCATCCTGATGATGACTTTAGAGTCTACCGCTACGATATAGATGGAACCTTGGACACGACCTTTAACGGTACGGGATACTATAATTTTGCGAACGTGTCTGGGGCCTCGGGGGCATACGATGGGGGAAGCATTGCCGGGTTTGATTCTTCAGGAAATATTTATGTGCAAGGACAAAGTACCGAAAGCGGTGTGCCGACGATCTCACTCTTCGTGGCAAGGTTGACGTCAGGGGGAGCGCTCGACATCAGTTACGGTAATAGCGGCTTTAATTTATACGCCACTGGCATCACTAATTATGGCGGCATGACTCGCACCAGTCTGGTTAAATCTGACGGATCTATCATGGCTTTTTACGAGACCTATCATGAAGTCATGGGAGACAATCTTTTTAATTTAGTCACTGCAAAGATTCTTCCGACCGGGAATCTGGATAACACTTATGGCACTCTGGGCCTCAAAGAAGACGACGAGGTTCGCTCTTATTTAACGGACCTGAAAGAAAATGCCCAAGAAATTCTAAATGATACGGAAGGAAATTTTTATTCTGTCAGCTCCTTCTTCGGAGCGCACTCTGGCGACATTGTGCGCATTTCCAAGTATCTTTCCGCTGGAAGTGTTGATAGCGCCTTTGGTTCTTCAGGTGTTCTAAAAATTCCTCATTTCGCTTTGGGTGGAGTGGCGATTCAGGACGATAAACTTTATGTTTCTGGTTATGATTATGACGTCGTCACTAAAAATTTCGCCCTGACCATCTATGGGTACAACACCGACGGGACCGTAAATAGCAGCTTTGGCGTAGCCGGAAAAGCGGTTGTGCCTTTGGGGGGCTATCACGTTATTTCGCACTTTCCCTCGGTGGCGAGTATCTTTCATAGTGACGGAAGTTTGACGGTGTCGACAGTGGTTGCTGACACGAACGATGACGCTTTCACCGCTCTTTGGCGATTGAATGCTCTTGGTCAGGCCGTGGCAAATCCTTCCACGCTTCAGAATATTACCATTGTAGGCCCTTGTGATTCATATCAAAAGTCTCTGTTAGTGGGTGTACCTGCGACAGATCAGTTCTATGTTTTGGGTCCTGACTCGAACAACATGAATGAAAATTCGCTCTATCTGTACAACCAGGATTTCAGTAAAGTGACTTCTTTTGGCAGTGCGGGGGAACGGGCCCTGTCTGGTTTGGGTGCTGATATTCCGGACTATTCGTTCCTGCAAGGTGCTTTCTTTTTTAAAGGTGCTTTGTATCTGACGATTTATCTTGTCGACGCTGATTCCGAAGTGATGGCCTTAGCAAAACTCGACAGTGACGGAAGTTTGAACACGAATTTCGGCAACTCGGGGACTCTTACTTTTGCTCATGACCTGTCCTACGCGGGCTATGAATGGGCGCAATTTATGCCCAACGAGTCTGAAGAAGAAATTGTGGTAATCAGCTTTAATGGTCAGGGGGACCCGTCAACCCTACAAATGATTTCGGCAGATGGCGTAACCCTAGACACGCCAATAAATCTGGCCACGTCCCAGAGCGACACCTATCTGGATAAATGCAGTTTTTCATCGCAGTCTGGAGCTCTGTGTACGGAGTTTGACGCGCAAGCAGGCAGTTTTAAAATAAACTTATATAAATAAATTAGCGAAGCCTCTTTAGCGGAGGCTTCAAGTTTCACCGCTTTGGAACCTGCCTTTGCGCGAGGTTCTCTTTCTTGGGTCATTTTGATGCGGCGTGGGCCAAAAAAAGAAACAGGCACCTTGTTGTTTTT from the Bdellovibrio sp. ArHS genome contains:
- a CDS encoding thiamine pyrophosphate-dependent enzyme, whose translation is MNAEQLNCFMTGNELAAEAAKAIEFHFMGYYPITPSTEIAQIIDRMKAKGEISTVLLPADGEHGAAGACFGATTAGARVLNATSANGFLYSLEQLPVQAGSRLPMVLNLVTRSVSGPLDIRCDHSDLMYALQTGWIILMASTPQAVYDMNIIAVKLGEHPDVRLPVMVVSDGFFTSHQRQSAKIFKDKKIVQDFLGKCSSSFSTLNPRQPVTVGPYMNDPDLINNKFQLHQAHEAAAKVYQQIARDYEALSGRSYPALEAYQMDEAEAALFLLNSAAETAKDVVDQARAEGKKVGVLRPNLLRPFPAEALKAAAQNLSSILIGERSDTPGSLGGPLSHEVRGTLFADSACRIKTLSRIYGLGGKDFREDDAAVFINEALSVITDPQAVAAFGFLGTEAGSKKNLPPQVLPPLSREEMSQGLTQIEVVKSEGKNSPLKVTVANPSLLVARPKRIAPGHGACPGCGIFSGLDQFFKGIEGDVVVLYHTGCAMVVTTDYPFSAHRVTYLHNLFQNGAPTLSGLVEVFYEKKRRGEIAVGEDITFVMITGDGGMDIGMGPTIGTALRNHKMIILEYDNQGYMNTGGQLSYTTPFGKETVTSHVGKASFGKTFHHKDTAAIMAATGIPYVFTAIESYGTDLVAKAAKAQWYAKNEGLVFGKILISCPLNWASEEKYGQDILQKAADSCFFPLYEIEHGLTRLSYDPEKEGRKLPLTAWLGMMGKSKHLLKPEYAEALGAFQNEVDRRWARLKAMADHPLL
- a CDS encoding delta-60 repeat domain-containing protein, with protein sequence MVKILFGAFLLLQVFALTACQMDLNIADLNPLENASTPPPSSFQGTLKKQNAVSFYEDFDASEEASSVILLANNKYLVAGLLYNKPAVWMYNADFSINTGFARDGFLYLALESGKSYERITLFEDSNNKILVILNTSPVETGNNSTRYLYRLNLDGSLDSSFGNGGQLVLETNTLVRRTSFILQSSSGYYFVNTDSTGTQLTPSSWSFDWRASVSHLLYDGSSDASFGSGGTYTLPLPPAAATYKFQSPGRAALDSNGDLYIATTISQDGSDAGYIYKVLPSGSVDATWGTAGIVSEIQSFPNRISFSGVFIYNSKLYVSAIKSHPDDDFRVYRYDIDGTLDTTFNGTGYYNFANVSGASGAYDGGSIAGFDSSGNIYVQGQSTESGVPTISLFVARLTSGGALDISYGNSGFNLYATGITNYGGMTRTSLVKSDGSIMAFYETYHEVMGDNLFNLVTAKILPTGNLDNTYGTLGLKEDDEVRSYLTDLKENAQEILNDTEGNFYSVSSFFGAHSGDIVRISKYLSAGSVDSAFGSSGVLKIPHFALGGVAIQDDKLYVSGYDYDVVTKNFALTIYGYNTDGTVNSSFGVAGKAVVPLGGYHVISHFPSVASIFHSDGSLTVSTVVADTNDDAFTALWRLNALGQAVANPSTLQNITIVGPCDSYQKSLLVGVPATDQFYVLGPDSNNMNENSLYLYNQDFSKVTSFGSAGERALSGLGADIPDYSFLQGAFFFKGALYLTIYLVDADSEVMALAKLDSDGSLNTNFGNSGTLTFAHDLSYAGYEWAQFMPNESEEEIVVISFNGQGDPSTLQMISADGVTLDTPINLATSQSDTYLDKCSFSSQSGALCTEFDAQAGSFKINLYK